The bacterium genome contains a region encoding:
- a CDS encoding DegT/DnrJ/EryC1/StrS family aminotransferase, which produces MQINYLDFKKDYSIRKKEYKNAFDSVMKKGVYVLGDEVKQFEKEFSDFTSSSHCIGVANGLEALQISLMALDVGKDDEVITTPLSAVATTLSILAVGATPVFVDVKENGQIDENLVEKAVTKRTKAIIPVHLYGQPLEIEKVKSICKKNKLFLIEDACQAHGTSYNGVPVGSFGDVACYSFYPTKNLGAIGDGGAITTNSDKLAKILYQLRDYGQESKYKHIRYGLNSRLDELQASILRVKLRFLKSDNRKRLSIARKYIDSLKDVGGLQIIAPTDINDSNFHLFVIKTKKRNELQNYLKEKGIPSLVHYPISIPDQPLFGGKYEKINLPVVRQFVNEILSLPCYPTMKSNEVDYVSKKVEEFFNCK; this is translated from the coding sequence ATGCAAATTAATTATTTAGATTTCAAAAAAGATTATTCAATCAGGAAAAAGGAATATAAGAATGCATTTGATTCTGTAATGAAGAAGGGTGTGTATGTTTTAGGTGATGAGGTAAAACAATTTGAAAAAGAGTTTTCTGATTTTACAAGTAGCAGTCACTGTATAGGTGTGGCAAATGGCCTGGAGGCGCTCCAGATTTCATTAATGGCTTTAGATGTTGGTAAGGATGACGAAGTAATAACGACTCCCTTATCAGCTGTTGCAACAACCCTTTCCATTCTTGCTGTCGGTGCAACTCCAGTATTTGTAGATGTAAAAGAAAATGGACAGATTGACGAGAATTTAGTTGAGAAAGCAGTTACAAAAAGAACTAAAGCAATAATTCCAGTTCATTTGTATGGGCAACCTCTTGAGATTGAAAAAGTTAAAAGTATTTGCAAGAAAAATAAATTATTTTTAATTGAAGATGCTTGCCAGGCACATGGCACAAGTTACAACGGTGTACCAGTAGGGAGTTTTGGAGATGTAGCTTGTTATAGTTTTTACCCTACAAAAAACTTGGGAGCAATTGGAGATGGTGGAGCAATAACCACTAACAGTGATAAATTGGCTAAAATATTGTATCAACTGAGAGACTATGGACAAGAATCAAAATACAAACACATTAGATATGGACTAAATAGTAGGCTAGACGAACTTCAAGCCTCTATCTTAAGGGTAAAGCTAAGGTTTTTGAAGTCAGATAACAGAAAAAGATTATCAATTGCAAGAAAATATATAGATAGTCTTAAAGATGTGGGTGGCTTACAGATTATTGCACCAACAGACATTAATGACTCGAATTTTCATTTATTTGTCATAAAAACCAAAAAGAGGAATGAATTGCAAAATTATTTAAAAGAAAAAGGAATTCCATCTCTAGTACACTACCCTATTTCTATTCCAGATCAGCCTTTGTTTGGTGGTAAATATGAAAAGATTAATTTACCTGTTGTTCGTCAGTTTGTTAATGAAATACTATCTTTACCGTGCTATCCTACAATGAAGTCAAATGAAGTTGATTATGTTTCTAAAAAAGTTGAAGAGTTTTTTAACTGCAAATAA
- a CDS encoding FdtA/QdtA family cupin domain-containing protein → MANKLTKIIEAPLLTTDGSLCQLQYLDEIPFKIERVYFIYGVSEGAVRGAHTHKETIQAIFCIQGEIDIILDDGHNKETVHLDKPNIGVILDPRVWHEMSDFKKNTILLILASKRHDASDYVRSYEDFLKSYAN, encoded by the coding sequence ATGGCAAATAAACTAACTAAAATAATAGAAGCACCACTTCTAACTACAGATGGGTCTCTTTGCCAACTACAATACTTGGATGAAATACCTTTTAAAATTGAAAGGGTATATTTTATTTACGGAGTTTCAGAGGGGGCCGTCAGGGGTGCCCATACCCACAAGGAAACTATTCAAGCAATATTTTGTATTCAGGGCGAAATAGATATCATACTTGATGATGGTCATAACAAAGAAACAGTTCATCTTGATAAACCAAATATTGGAGTTATACTAGACCCTCGCGTCTGGCATGAGATGTCAGATTTCAAAAAGAATACAATACTATTAATATTGGCTTCCAAAAGACATGATGCCAGTGATTATGTTAGAAGTTATGAGGATTTTCTAAAGTCATATGCAAATTAA
- a CDS encoding glycosyl transferase codes for MKQEKIIYCTYFDKGFLTKGLALHASLIKYNPDAKLWVLAFDKYTEDVLRKMKLKGVTVVPLREFEDKELLAIKDTRTKVEYIWTTTPSWPLYIFKKSPKTMYVCYLDADEYFYSNPQIIIDEAYKGSMLAVEHRYLKGMERLIVEDGQFNVAVNVFKNDSTGIKCLKRWRNQCLDWCYWRFEDGKLGDQLYLNEWPRLYGKKLVISKNIGVNVAPWNHSQYKVRKVKSDIYINKTKLVCYHFHQFQVLGPTNFSRVLGYTLSKDVVKHIYEPYEKELIKQYKFVKKYDKSFQISPPKNGGNKIQLIKHKLAKYIGPFYWRIKGWQIN; via the coding sequence ATGAAACAGGAAAAAATAATTTATTGCACATACTTTGATAAAGGCTTTTTAACTAAAGGTCTTGCACTTCACGCTTCATTAATAAAATACAACCCAGATGCAAAACTTTGGGTATTAGCTTTTGATAAATATACGGAAGATGTACTAAGGAAAATGAAACTAAAAGGTGTGACAGTAGTGCCCTTAAGAGAATTTGAAGATAAAGAGCTACTAGCCATTAAAGATACAAGAACGAAAGTGGAGTACATATGGACAACAACTCCTTCATGGCCATTGTATATATTTAAAAAGTCTCCAAAAACAATGTATGTTTGTTATCTAGATGCAGACGAGTATTTTTATTCAAACCCCCAAATTATAATAGATGAGGCATATAAAGGTTCAATGCTTGCAGTTGAGCATCGATACCTAAAGGGTATGGAAAGGCTGATCGTTGAAGATGGACAATTTAATGTTGCAGTAAACGTGTTTAAAAATGATTCAACAGGTATCAAATGCCTTAAAAGATGGAGAAATCAATGTCTAGATTGGTGTTATTGGAGGTTCGAAGACGGAAAACTTGGTGACCAGCTTTATTTGAATGAATGGCCAAGGTTGTATGGAAAGAAACTAGTCATTTCTAAAAATATTGGTGTAAATGTTGCTCCATGGAACCACTCGCAATATAAGGTTAGAAAAGTAAAGAGTGATATTTACATTAACAAAACAAAGTTGGTTTGTTATCATTTTCATCAGTTTCAGGTGTTAGGCCCAACCAACTTTAGTCGAGTTTTGGGATATACTCTTTCAAAAGATGTGGTCAAACATATTTACGAACCATACGAAAAGGAATTGATAAAACAATATAAGTTTGTTAAGAAATATGATAAAAGTTTTCAAATAAGCCCCCCAAAAAATGGTGGGAATAAAATACAACTAATTAAACATAAGTTGGCAAAATACATAGGACCATTTTACTGGAGGATTAAGGGATGGCAAATAAACTAA
- a CDS encoding glycosyltransferase family 2 protein has protein sequence MNNPRVFMLTAVHNQIEYTKKFLKSLDKQDYHNIDVTIVDDGSNDGTYEFIKKNYPKVRLIKGDGNLWWTGSLYRGIRDIVNRSSENDYILTINNDCTFNRKYVSSLVKVAKNDLKFIVGSCVLDNNTKKVWDAGVNIKWNYLSFSSDYKRNKYDIKHNMLCSKIFDTLSSKGTLFPISLIRKIGNFDKKNFPHYLSDYDYFYVAKKSGYIPVVSYKSLVMNKIERTGMGDSIKQNMSFREYYNLLFSRKSKVNIVDHFKFVKKHCPTNYLALNYLVVVGKAFHYLLNVYPFVLIPKLVKVLKS, from the coding sequence ATGAATAATCCGAGAGTGTTTATGTTGACAGCTGTTCATAATCAGATTGAATATACTAAAAAGTTTTTAAAATCACTTGATAAGCAAGATTATCATAATATTGATGTAACAATTGTTGACGATGGATCTAATGATGGAACATACGAATTTATAAAGAAGAACTATCCAAAGGTCAGGTTAATCAAAGGAGATGGAAATTTATGGTGGACCGGATCACTTTATAGAGGTATTAGAGATATTGTAAATCGGTCTTCGGAGAATGACTATATTTTGACTATAAATAATGATTGCACATTTAACAGGAAATATGTATCAAGTTTAGTTAAGGTAGCAAAAAATGACCTAAAATTTATAGTTGGATCATGCGTATTAGATAATAACACTAAAAAAGTTTGGGATGCAGGTGTAAATATCAAATGGAATTATCTAAGTTTCTCCTCAGATTATAAGAGAAATAAATATGATATTAAACATAATATGTTGTGTTCAAAAATCTTTGACACGCTTTCTTCAAAAGGTACTTTGTTTCCCATATCTTTAATTCGAAAAATTGGTAACTTTGATAAAAAAAACTTTCCACACTATCTTTCAGATTATGATTATTTTTATGTCGCCAAAAAAAGCGGGTATATCCCAGTCGTAAGTTATAAATCTTTAGTTATGAACAAAATTGAAAGGACAGGGATGGGGGATAGCATCAAACAAAATATGTCTTTTAGAGAATATTATAACTTGCTGTTTTCAAGAAAATCTAAAGTTAACATAGTCGATCATTTTAAATTTGTAAAAAAACATTGCCCTACAAATTATTTAGCTTTGAATTATTTAGTTGTAGTAGGTAAAGCTTTCCATTATTTGTTAAATGTTTACCCCTTTGTTTTGATTCCCAAGTTAGTTAAAGTGTTAAAAAGTTAG
- a CDS encoding class I SAM-dependent methyltransferase has protein sequence MFDDRYGAKGYYDIYKCKKCGFGRTAPALKKEKIGAFYKKYYPLNKTNSSQIKRQVDYKNNLKKWLLGTNNVSHLYVNRNSKVLDIGSASGVSLLEIKALGSEAYGVEPDSTAQIFAKKLGLNVYNGFISDNPFPKLKFDFVTASQVIEHEPNPLKFLLDIKKKLKTDGKVILTFPNSDALYRKLFGRRWIHWHIPYHINHFSKESIIKLAKKADLKILNLKTITPNLWTLIQIRCLFYPTKMGKKSDVWDSKSRRGSGNTNFVTKVAGLVIYFANKFAPLIILPVNRVVDALGHGESFLIELEPK, from the coding sequence ATGTTTGATGATAGATATGGTGCTAAGGGGTACTATGATATATACAAATGTAAAAAATGTGGTTTTGGTAGGACTGCCCCAGCACTTAAAAAAGAAAAAATTGGTGCATTCTACAAAAAATATTATCCATTAAACAAAACAAATTCAAGCCAAATTAAAAGGCAAGTTGATTACAAAAATAACTTAAAAAAATGGCTTCTAGGAACAAACAATGTTTCTCATTTATATGTTAATCGAAATTCTAAGGTTTTAGATATTGGGTCTGCTAGCGGTGTGTCATTACTTGAAATTAAGGCATTAGGATCTGAGGCATATGGGGTTGAACCGGACTCAACTGCCCAGATTTTTGCAAAAAAATTAGGTTTAAATGTTTACAATGGGTTTATCTCTGATAATCCATTCCCAAAGTTAAAATTTGATTTTGTAACAGCAAGCCAAGTGATTGAGCATGAGCCGAATCCCTTAAAGTTTCTTTTAGATATTAAAAAGAAATTAAAAACTGATGGAAAAGTAATACTTACTTTTCCAAACTCTGATGCCTTGTATCGAAAGTTGTTTGGTAGACGTTGGATTCATTGGCATATTCCATACCATATAAACCACTTTTCTAAAGAATCAATAATTAAATTGGCCAAAAAAGCAGATTTAAAAATATTAAATCTTAAAACCATAACTCCAAATTTATGGACCTTGATACAAATACGTTGTTTATTCTATCCCACTAAGATGGGAAAAAAGTCAGATGTTTGGGATAGTAAATCTAGACGTGGTTCAGGTAATACAAATTTTGTTACTAAAGTAGCTGGTCTAGTTATATACTTTGCTAATAAGTTCGCACCACTCATTATTTTACCTGTTAATAGAGTAGTTGACGCTTTGGGCCATGGCGAAAGCTTTTTGATAGAATTAGAACCAAAATGA
- a CDS encoding class I SAM-dependent methyltransferase, translating to MHKIIDIVIRILKTIISLLEGRQAISNVMLISYEKINAPKNGRTGYDFDMGNLLKRYQASIETKIKMDTLIKDNAVSENLFFLEKETIKHIGLIKRNSKFLDVGCGSGIYSKILTRNDSPFRHIKYYGCEINSEIVNICNKFNAKASFFVSFAEKVNKPDKYFDFILYSGILHYSQTGWKNVLKDMERVAKRYVYITRTPVTKRNKTFYVHQRVVGVDGIENHYFVVLNRDELENELVRNGFKIVVRDYSSEIFNVKGVEEKIVLVQYLLEKK from the coding sequence ATGCATAAAATTATAGACATAGTTATTCGAATTTTAAAAACGATAATTTCTTTGCTTGAGGGTAGACAGGCTATAAGTAACGTAATGCTTATCTCCTATGAAAAAATAAACGCTCCGAAAAATGGACGGACTGGTTACGACTTTGACATGGGCAATTTGTTAAAAAGATATCAAGCTTCAATAGAAACTAAGATAAAAATGGATACTCTTATTAAGGATAACGCTGTAAGTGAAAATTTGTTTTTTTTAGAAAAAGAGACCATAAAACATATAGGTTTGATTAAAAGAAATTCAAAGTTTTTAGATGTTGGTTGTGGAAGTGGTATATATAGCAAAATACTTACTAGAAATGACTCACCTTTCCGACACATTAAATATTATGGATGTGAAATAAATTCCGAAATTGTCAATATATGTAATAAATTCAATGCAAAAGCTTCCTTTTTTGTATCTTTTGCCGAAAAAGTTAATAAGCCTGATAAATATTTCGACTTCATACTATACAGTGGCATTTTGCATTATTCACAGACTGGATGGAAAAATGTTCTCAAAGATATGGAAAGAGTCGCCAAAAGATACGTTTATATTACTCGAACACCTGTCACTAAACGTAATAAAACATTTTATGTGCATCAGAGAGTAGTAGGTGTTGACGGTATAGAAAATCATTATTTTGTTGTTTTGAACAGAGATGAATTAGAAAACGAACTGGTTAGAAATGGTTTTAAAATAGTTGTACGAGATTATTCGTCTGAGATATTTAATGTAAAAGGAGTTGAGGAGAAAATTGTGCTGGTTCAGTATTTATTAGAAAAGAAATAG
- a CDS encoding glycosyltransferase encodes MKLLIIDTYYQGFLDSFYKKQKIDRLSFKNHRQLLLNQFFGTGDSYSYYLKKLGHNAEELIVNDYKLQSKWAKENDIEVNQNKFLSKLQMMPLLHRIIGRPDWIQNITLAQIRKYSPDVVYMQDLSILNPDSLKKIKKYCKLLVGQIACPLPNEENLKQFDLILTSFPHYVKRFKKMGINSEYFKIGFDPRVLKIVGKQPKKYDVTFIGGISPSHKKGLKLLNYVASKIKLDVWGYGKEFLLPTSKLYKYHHGEAWSLDMYKLLAQSKITINRHIDVAENYANNMRLYEATGMGAMLLTDKKDNLKNLFEIGKEVIEYSDQNDLIKKINYHLKHDRDRLRISSSGQTRTLNDHTYYVRITELSRILQMYA; translated from the coding sequence ATGAAATTATTAATAATCGATACGTATTATCAAGGTTTTTTAGATAGCTTTTACAAAAAACAAAAAATAGACAGGCTAAGTTTTAAAAATCATAGACAACTACTACTTAATCAATTTTTTGGTACTGGGGATTCTTATTCGTATTATCTTAAAAAGTTAGGTCATAATGCTGAGGAGTTAATTGTCAACGATTATAAATTGCAGTCAAAGTGGGCGAAAGAAAATGACATCGAAGTCAATCAGAATAAATTTCTGTCCAAATTACAGATGATGCCACTTCTGCATAGAATTATCGGACGTCCGGACTGGATTCAGAATATAACCTTAGCACAAATAAGAAAATATTCACCTGACGTCGTGTATATGCAAGATTTGAGTATTTTAAACCCAGACTCTTTAAAAAAAATAAAGAAATATTGTAAGTTGCTGGTCGGTCAGATTGCTTGTCCACTACCCAATGAAGAAAATTTAAAGCAGTTTGATTTAATACTGACTTCTTTCCCACACTATGTTAAAAGATTTAAAAAGATGGGCATTAATAGTGAATACTTTAAAATTGGTTTTGACCCTAGAGTTCTAAAGATAGTAGGTAAACAACCTAAAAAATATGATGTGACATTTATAGGAGGTATTAGTCCTTCTCACAAGAAAGGGCTAAAATTGTTAAATTATGTTGCGAGTAAAATCAAACTGGATGTTTGGGGTTATGGAAAGGAGTTTTTATTGCCTACCAGCAAATTATACAAATATCACCATGGGGAAGCGTGGTCACTAGACATGTATAAATTGCTAGCACAAAGTAAAATTACGATAAACAGACATATTGATGTTGCTGAAAATTATGCAAATAATATGAGATTATATGAGGCAACTGGTATGGGAGCAATGCTTTTAACTGATAAAAAAGATAATTTGAAGAATTTATTTGAAATTGGAAAAGAAGTTATTGAATATTCTGATCAGAATGATCTAATAAAAAAGATTAATTACCATTTAAAACATGACAGAGATAGATTAAGAATCTCTTCCAGTGGCCAGACTAGGACATTAAACGACCATACCTACTATGTTAGAATAACGGAATTATCTCGGATTTTACAAATGTATGCATAA
- a CDS encoding methyltransferase domain-containing protein: protein MKKIKQYLMYITGKYKSYKYSARDILKLDLGSGDYKRKGFVGIDFSKGADISWDLLWGIPFGDDSVDEIKSDHFFEHLKIDELIYIFNECRRVLKKGGILDFTVPHIDPYINAYVKNDISFLKSKINDIPKKYKKVFDNPFDIMMWLLYRNGEHKVFFDKVSIVQKLKYVGFKKVTVRKVKTSEDINIRFSSIYVTAIK, encoded by the coding sequence ATGAAAAAAATTAAACAATATTTAATGTATATTACTGGTAAGTATAAGTCATATAAATATAGTGCTAGGGATATATTAAAACTAGATTTGGGATCGGGAGATTATAAACGTAAGGGTTTTGTTGGAATTGATTTTTCAAAAGGTGCGGATATAAGTTGGGATCTATTGTGGGGGATACCTTTCGGAGACGATTCTGTAGATGAAATAAAATCTGATCATTTTTTCGAACATCTTAAGATTGATGAACTGATTTATATTTTTAATGAGTGTAGACGTGTTCTTAAAAAAGGAGGAATACTAGATTTTACTGTTCCCCATATCGACCCATATATTAACGCGTATGTTAAAAATGATATAAGTTTTTTAAAGTCAAAAATTAACGATATACCAAAAAAGTATAAAAAAGTCTTTGATAATCCGTTTGATATAATGATGTGGTTATTGTATAGAAACGGTGAACATAAAGTGTTCTTTGATAAGGTATCAATCGTCCAAAAGTTAAAATATGTGGGATTTAAGAAAGTAACGGTAAGAAAAGTTAAAACTAGTGAAGATATAAATATTAGATTTTCGTCAATCTATGTAACAGCAATCAAATGA
- a CDS encoding CapA family protein, whose translation MYKITIGGDLYLKHSYLIKDNINLFNNSDFSILNLEAPVLDGRKKAYSHKKSGPNLAQKTDSLNALLANLGVNYLVGANNHIFDYGQDGLDYTIDYLMNKGIGHTGFGKNIQNATRPMTLGKTNIVVLSTAEEEFGVASSNTSGYLSIYGSEIIKSIQVLKKKRKVVIVCPHGGGEEVPLPSKYIYSRYREIIDAGADIIIGHHPHVPQGYEIYKSKYIFYSLGNFIHDSYSKSWGMLLKLLVDDSRGQISVKPYAANVSAGKLNIDELTVNQLDYLSRINDILLTQNDYDLMLQVQSVDMYKDYYGRYVQRILDASSRRWYVKQADIEREENRELLFLNLIRNKSHSEFIERALKIKYSEITKKFNDIFVQKYGYLKKYIKNNFK comes from the coding sequence ATGTATAAAATAACAATTGGTGGTGATTTGTATCTGAAACATAGTTACTTAATTAAGGATAATATCAATCTATTTAATAATTCTGATTTTTCGATCCTTAATTTGGAAGCGCCTGTCTTAGATGGTCGAAAAAAAGCATATTCACACAAAAAATCTGGACCAAATCTAGCTCAGAAAACAGATAGTCTCAATGCATTACTAGCCAATTTAGGTGTAAATTATCTCGTTGGAGCCAACAACCATATATTTGATTATGGTCAAGACGGACTTGATTACACAATAGACTACTTAATGAACAAGGGAATTGGTCACACAGGTTTTGGAAAAAACATACAAAACGCTACACGACCAATGACTCTGGGAAAAACAAACATTGTAGTGTTGTCTACTGCTGAAGAGGAATTTGGTGTGGCCTCGTCTAACACTTCAGGGTATCTGAGTATTTATGGCAGTGAAATTATAAAATCAATACAAGTATTAAAGAAAAAAAGAAAAGTGGTAATTGTTTGCCCGCATGGCGGTGGTGAAGAAGTGCCATTGCCCTCAAAATATATCTATTCAAGATATAGAGAAATAATAGATGCAGGTGCGGACATCATTATTGGCCACCACCCACATGTTCCACAGGGTTATGAAATATATAAAAGCAAATATATTTTTTATAGTTTAGGTAATTTTATACACGACTCGTACTCTAAATCTTGGGGGATGTTGTTAAAACTCCTTGTAGATGATTCTAGAGGTCAAATATCTGTAAAACCATATGCAGCTAATGTGAGTGCCGGTAAATTAAATATCGATGAGCTAACCGTTAATCAACTGGATTATTTAAGCAGAATAAATGATATTTTATTAACTCAGAATGATTACGATTTGATGTTGCAAGTACAATCTGTTGACATGTACAAAGACTATTATGGTAGGTATGTACAACGCATACTAGATGCTAGTAGTCGAAGATGGTATGTTAAACAAGCAGATATTGAGAGAGAAGAAAACAGAGAGCTCCTATTCTTGAATTTAATTAGAAATAAGTCTCACTCCGAATTTATTGAAAGAGCATTGAAAATAAAATATTCAGAGATTACAAAGAAATTTAATGATATTTTTGTTCAGAAATATGGTTATTTAAAGAAATACATCAAAAATAATTTTAAATAA
- a CDS encoding FkbM family methyltransferase, with translation MDINKKIYLHLVKIRIYISSYRHKFLSSDGNLYWQDKKDDLIFNFNRKSVTDSLNVVNYAYKNLKKGDTCFDIGACIGAISVPFWKTVCKEGKVYSFEADKKNIKKIKDNLSLNRMPTKYVYNQAVSHKDSFMLLSIIRNQNGWQSLGDPKLDDDINKNEVTTAKVKTVTIDRFCKNNNISNIDLLKIDVEGAELDVLNGAKKMIKNGKIKKIIFEISPKMLVWHKRDAQSVISFFKDKSYRLFEIFANGDTKILKNNIWDNQKHGDVLAVLNEKNV, from the coding sequence ATGGATATAAACAAAAAAATTTATTTACATCTAGTAAAAATTAGAATTTATATTTCTAGTTATAGACATAAGTTCCTCAGTTCTGATGGTAATTTGTATTGGCAAGATAAAAAAGATGATTTGATCTTTAATTTTAACAGAAAATCTGTAACTGATTCACTTAATGTTGTCAATTATGCATATAAAAATTTAAAAAAGGGAGATACTTGCTTTGATATTGGCGCGTGTATTGGTGCAATATCTGTTCCATTTTGGAAAACAGTTTGCAAAGAGGGAAAAGTTTATTCATTTGAAGCTGATAAGAAAAATATAAAAAAGATAAAAGATAATTTAAGTTTAAATCGCATGCCTACGAAATATGTATATAATCAGGCAGTAAGCCATAAAGATTCATTCATGCTTTTGAGTATTATACGTAATCAAAATGGTTGGCAGTCATTAGGTGATCCAAAATTGGATGATGATATAAACAAAAACGAAGTTACAACAGCGAAAGTTAAAACTGTCACGATTGATAGATTTTGTAAAAATAATAATATAAGTAATATAGATTTATTAAAAATTGATGTTGAGGGTGCTGAACTTGATGTTCTTAATGGTGCTAAAAAAATGATCAAAAATGGTAAAATCAAAAAAATAATATTTGAAATTTCACCAAAAATGCTTGTATGGCATAAGCGAGATGCACAATCAGTAATATCTTTTTTTAAAGATAAAAGTTATAGATTGTTTGAAATATTTGCAAATGGAGATACAAAAATATTAAAAAACAATATTTGGGATAATCAAAAACATGGTGACGTTTTAGCCGTCTTAAATGAAAAAAATGTATAA
- a CDS encoding ABC transporter ATP-binding protein, which translates to MSENIIEVNKISKKYVMNQGAHYDTLRDKISSVFSFNKSRESKARKIFWALKDVSFNVKKGEVLGLIGRNGAGKSTLLKILSRITPPTSGSALIKGRVGSLLEVGTGFHQELSGRENIYLNGSILGMKQYEIKKKFDEIVDFSGVEKFLDTPVKYYSSGMTTRLAFSVAAFLEPEILLVDEVLSVGDAEFQKKSLGKMEDITKNEGRTILFVSHNLSAIEGLCSKCILLDGGKITTHGDTDKVIDKYMSRSNDLQNDDNIVAANRQGSQEYQFTRFWLENSRGNKIESIRSGQDVNFVFEIRQRGKKKLTDFKISFSILDNFEHSLILHRTDYKKFDIKLMTKKNIFKCSINSFPLSEGRYKIGLYLENKNGVVDNPGVVKNFQVNSGDFFNNASKIVVNHSPFLIDSKWSNY; encoded by the coding sequence ATGTCTGAAAATATAATTGAGGTAAACAAGATATCTAAAAAGTATGTTATGAATCAGGGTGCACATTATGACACTTTGAGGGATAAAATATCGTCAGTCTTCTCTTTTAATAAAAGTAGGGAATCGAAAGCTAGAAAGATATTTTGGGCATTAAAAGATGTATCTTTTAATGTCAAGAAAGGCGAGGTTCTAGGTTTGATTGGTAGAAATGGTGCAGGAAAGTCAACCCTTTTAAAGATTCTTAGTAGAATAACTCCACCTACAAGTGGTAGCGCTCTTATTAAGGGAAGAGTGGGAAGTTTGCTTGAAGTTGGTACGGGTTTCCATCAAGAGTTGTCAGGTAGAGAAAACATTTATTTAAATGGTTCAATACTTGGTATGAAACAATATGAGATTAAGAAAAAGTTTGATGAAATTGTAGATTTTTCAGGTGTTGAAAAGTTTTTAGACACACCTGTTAAATATTATTCTTCAGGAATGACAACAAGATTGGCCTTTTCCGTGGCTGCTTTTTTGGAACCGGAGATTTTATTAGTAGATGAGGTTCTTTCGGTAGGGGATGCTGAATTTCAAAAAAAATCTTTAGGAAAGATGGAAGATATAACTAAAAATGAAGGAAGGACTATTTTATTTGTTAGTCACAATTTAAGTGCAATAGAAGGCCTTTGTTCTAAATGCATATTACTTGATGGAGGAAAAATAACGACGCATGGGGATACTGATAAGGTGATAGACAAATATATGTCTAGAAGTAATGACTTGCAAAATGATGACAATATAGTTGCTGCAAACAGACAAGGTTCACAAGAGTATCAATTTACTCGTTTTTGGTTAGAGAATTCCAGAGGAAATAAAATTGAATCAATAAGAAGTGGACAGGATGTCAATTTTGTATTTGAAATAAGACAAAGGGGTAAAAAGAAATTGACAGACTTTAAAATTAGTTTTTCTATTTTGGATAATTTTGAACATTCATTAATTTTACATAGGACCGATTATAAAAAATTTGATATTAAACTTATGACCAAAAAAAATATTTTCAAATGTTCGATTAATTCATTTCCTTTGTCTGAAGGTAGATACAAGATTGGTCTATATTTAGAGAATAAAAATGGTGTTGTGGATAATCCGGGAGTTGTAAAAAATTTCCAAGTAAATTCTGGTGATTTTTTTAATAATGCATCCAAAATTGTGGTAAATCATAGTCCTTTTCTGATTGATAGTAAGTGGTCAAATTATTAA